In one Streptomyces venezuelae genomic region, the following are encoded:
- a CDS encoding lysophospholipid acyltransferase family protein produces the protein MADAKVIPFDDDRSRGSAQRASRRRSAPRRKGDPVAGVKALPGQQEGQQPEVPQAVEEQPAPAEPRGRVPGPRAGGGGGWDRRIAGGLAFLRRRLTGEYEVDDFGYDEELTDQVLMSMLRPFYEKYFRVEVKGIENIPADGGALIVANHSGTLPLDGLMMQVAVHDNHPEGRHLRLLAADLVFMLPVVNELARKAGHTLACAEDAERLLERGELVGVMPEGFKGIGKPFSERYKLQRFGRGGFVSTALRTGSPIVPCSIVGAEEIYPMIGNAKTLARVLGFPYFPITPTFPWLGPLGAVPLPTKWTIQFGEPIPTDGYPPEAAEDPMLMFNLTDQVREQIQHSLYKLLVQRRSVFF, from the coding sequence ATGGCGGACGCCAAGGTCATTCCGTTCGACGACGACCGGTCGCGCGGCAGCGCGCAGCGCGCCTCGCGCCGCAGGTCCGCGCCGCGCCGCAAGGGTGACCCCGTGGCCGGGGTCAAGGCGCTGCCCGGGCAGCAGGAGGGACAGCAGCCGGAGGTCCCGCAGGCCGTGGAGGAGCAACCGGCGCCCGCTGAGCCGCGGGGCCGGGTGCCGGGGCCGCGGGCCGGCGGTGGCGGCGGCTGGGACCGGCGCATCGCGGGCGGCCTGGCGTTCCTGCGGCGGCGGCTCACGGGTGAGTACGAGGTCGACGACTTCGGTTACGACGAGGAGCTCACCGACCAGGTCCTGATGTCGATGCTCCGGCCCTTCTACGAGAAGTACTTCCGGGTCGAGGTGAAGGGCATCGAGAACATCCCCGCCGACGGCGGGGCGCTGATCGTCGCCAACCACTCCGGGACGCTGCCGCTGGACGGCCTGATGATGCAGGTCGCGGTGCACGACAACCATCCCGAGGGCCGGCATCTGCGGCTGCTCGCCGCCGACCTCGTCTTCATGCTGCCGGTGGTCAACGAACTGGCCCGCAAGGCCGGACACACGCTGGCGTGCGCGGAGGACGCGGAGCGGCTCCTGGAGCGGGGCGAGCTGGTGGGCGTGATGCCGGAGGGCTTCAAGGGCATAGGGAAACCGTTCAGCGAGCGCTACAAGCTGCAGCGGTTCGGCCGCGGCGGCTTCGTCTCGACGGCGCTGCGGACGGGCTCGCCGATCGTGCCGTGCTCGATCGTCGGGGCGGAGGAGATCTACCCCATGATCGGCAACGCCAAGACGTTGGCGCGGGTCCTCGGGTTCCCGTACTTCCCGATCACGCCCACGTTCCCGTGGCTCGGTCCGCTGGGTGCGGTGCCGTTGCCGACGAAGTGGACGATCCAGTTCGGTGAGCCGATCCCGACGGACGGGTATCCGCCGGAGGCGGCGGAGGACCCGATGCTGATGTTCAACCTGACGGACCAGGTGCGGGAACAGATCCAGCACTCGTTGTACAAGTTGCTGGTGCAGCGGCGGTCGGTGTTCTTCTAG
- a CDS encoding NAD-dependent epimerase/dehydratase family protein, giving the protein MGKVVLVTGVARQLGGRFVRRIQRDPDVDRVIAVDAVPPEHHLGGADFVRADIRQPTIARVLAEHGVDTVVHMDVTATALGGRGGGRGSVKETNVIGTMQLLGACQKSPTVKRLVVKSSTSVYGSAPKDPAVFTETTPPKSLPSGGFAKDTVEVEGYVRGFARRRPDVAVCVLRFANILGPAADSPLAEYFSLPVLPTVFGYDPRLQFVHEDDAVEVLRLASHEPERGTLNSGTFNIAGDGQLLLSQCSRRLGRPTVPMFLPAVTWVGSALRTLGATDFSPEQIRLLTHGRVVATRQMRETLGFEPKYTTAETFADFVRSRGPGLLPPGALAGAVDRIAALPLAGGHPSAN; this is encoded by the coding sequence TTGGGCAAGGTCGTGCTCGTGACCGGGGTGGCCCGACAACTGGGCGGCCGTTTCGTCCGGCGCATCCAGCGAGACCCGGACGTCGACCGGGTGATCGCCGTCGACGCGGTACCGCCCGAGCACCATCTGGGCGGCGCCGACTTCGTCCGGGCCGACATCCGCCAGCCCACGATCGCCAGGGTCCTCGCCGAGCACGGCGTCGACACGGTCGTGCACATGGACGTCACCGCGACGGCGCTCGGCGGCCGCGGGGGCGGCCGCGGCTCGGTCAAGGAAACCAACGTCATCGGCACCATGCAGCTCCTCGGCGCCTGCCAGAAGTCGCCGACGGTCAAGCGGCTCGTGGTGAAGTCGAGCACCAGCGTGTACGGGTCGGCGCCCAAGGACCCCGCGGTCTTCACGGAGACGACGCCGCCCAAATCGCTGCCCAGTGGTGGCTTCGCCAAGGACACCGTTGAGGTCGAGGGGTATGTGCGCGGCTTCGCGCGGCGCCGCCCGGACGTCGCGGTGTGCGTGCTGCGCTTCGCGAACATCCTCGGGCCCGCGGCGGACTCGCCGCTCGCCGAGTACTTCTCGCTGCCGGTCCTGCCGACCGTGTTCGGCTACGACCCGCGCCTCCAGTTCGTCCACGAGGACGACGCGGTCGAGGTGCTGCGGCTCGCCTCGCACGAACCGGAGCGCGGCACGCTCAACAGCGGCACGTTCAACATCGCCGGCGACGGCCAGCTGCTCCTGTCCCAGTGCTCGCGGCGGCTCGGCCGCCCCACCGTGCCGATGTTCCTGCCGGCCGTCACCTGGGTCGGCTCCGCGCTGCGCACGCTCGGCGCGACGGACTTCTCGCCCGAGCAGATCAGGCTGCTCACCCACGGCCGGGTCGTGGCGACCCGGCAGATGCGCGAGACACTGGGGTTCGAGCCGAAGTACACGACGGCGGAGACCTTCGCGGACTTCGTACGCAGCCGGGGCCCCGGGCTGCTGCCACCAGGTGCCCTCGCGGGCGCAGTCGACCGGATCGCCGCGCTGCCCCTCGCGGGCGGCCACCCGAGCGCCAACTGA
- a CDS encoding 30S ribosomal protein bS22: protein MGSVIKKRRKRMAKKKHRKLLKRTRVQRRNKK, encoded by the coding sequence GTGGGCTCTGTTATCAAGAAGCGGCGTAAGCGGATGGCCAAGAAGAAGCACCGCAAGCTGCTGAAGCGCACCCGCGTTCAGCGTCGCAACAAGAAGTAG
- a CDS encoding helix-turn-helix domain-containing protein translates to MAADQRPLNEVQFLTVAEVASVMRVSKMTVYRLVHSGHLPAIRVGRSFRVPEQAVHEYLRESYVGVEAG, encoded by the coding sequence ATGGCTGCAGACCAGAGGCCGCTGAACGAGGTTCAGTTTCTGACCGTGGCGGAAGTCGCCTCGGTGATGCGAGTGTCCAAGATGACCGTGTACCGGCTGGTGCACAGCGGTCATCTGCCCGCCATCCGGGTCGGAAGGTCCTTCCGGGTTCCGGAGCAGGCGGTTCACGAGTACCTCCGCGAGTCCTATGTGGGGGTCGAAGCAGGTTGA
- a CDS encoding phosphatase: MLSTGALRAHLLAARLAGPVATSREESLRSYRLFAARDPRILLGLDPEWSWGSADLLRLMSDKCGVSADPRCTSGADVIDPERTLAALDAFAERLAAAARGRLPVLFGTGHPHRLLGFYAALADALSAAGCPVLTPAQGNSVDITTRFGLRTYNLDYVQGVALVREPGARPTGSETGAHTHSPLPVRAALDAAAEAGGPLPRLVVGDHGWVCGAGQLGFEAIGLADTDDPALFVGEAEGRVSVVVPLDDAVRSDYYRPLTRYVLNRACLSQ, translated from the coding sequence GTGTTGAGCACCGGCGCGCTGCGTGCGCATCTGTTGGCGGCTCGGTTGGCCGGGCCCGTGGCCACCTCTCGGGAAGAGAGCCTGCGGAGCTATAGGCTCTTCGCGGCCCGCGACCCGCGGATACTTCTCGGGCTCGATCCCGAATGGAGCTGGGGATCGGCCGACCTGTTGCGCCTGATGTCGGACAAGTGCGGAGTGTCGGCCGATCCGAGGTGCACCTCGGGAGCCGACGTCATCGATCCGGAACGGACGCTGGCGGCGCTCGACGCGTTCGCGGAACGGCTCGCGGCCGCCGCCCGGGGCCGGCTCCCCGTGCTCTTCGGGACCGGTCATCCGCACCGGCTGCTCGGGTTCTACGCCGCGTTGGCGGACGCTTTGTCGGCGGCCGGATGTCCTGTCCTCACCCCTGCGCAGGGCAACAGTGTCGACATAACGACCCGGTTTGGTCTACGCACGTACAACCTTGACTACGTACAAGGAGTCGCGCTGGTGCGCGAACCCGGCGCGCGTCCGACCGGGAGTGAGACCGGCGCACACACCCACTCACCACTCCCGGTTCGGGCCGCCCTCGATGCCGCAGCGGAGGCCGGGGGACCGCTTCCGCGGTTGGTCGTGGGGGACCACGGATGGGTCTGCGGAGCAGGTCAGCTGGGGTTTGAGGCGATCGGTCTGGCGGATACGGACGATCCCGCGCTGTTCGTCGGAGAGGCCGAGGGGCGGGTGTCCGTCGTCGTTCCGCTTGATGACGCTGTGCGGTCTGATTACTACCGACCGCTTACTCGCTATGTACTCAATCGAGCGTGTCTGTCACAGTAG
- a CDS encoding acetoin utilization protein AcuC, with translation MSGRAQLMWDEAVTGYDFGPGHPMDPVRLGLTRSLVDAFGLARDLEVVSAKRAGDSTLRLVHRGDYVDAVKAASVDPASARGEYGLGTEDDPAFAGMHDVSALIAGQSVGAAEAVWRGEALHAVNFAGGLHHAMPGGASGFCIYNDAALAVARLLELGAERVAYVDVDVHHGDGVQAAFWEDPRVLTVSLHEHPRTLFPQTGWPEETGADGAAEGTAANVALPAGTGDAGWLRAFHAVVPELLAEFRPQVLVTQHGADTHFEDPLAHLAVSLDAQRAVQVACHELAHEYADGRWVALGGGGYAVVDVVPRSWTHLVGIAAGRPVEPTAEIPESWRQEVFARTRQLAPGRMTDGRWPVDWKEWESGYDPADRLDQAVLAARRAVFPLRGLLA, from the coding sequence ATGAGTGGCCGCGCACAGCTGATGTGGGACGAGGCAGTAACGGGCTATGACTTCGGCCCGGGTCACCCGATGGACCCGGTCCGGCTCGGGCTGACCCGAAGTCTGGTCGACGCCTTCGGGCTCGCCCGGGATCTGGAGGTGGTCTCGGCGAAGCGTGCCGGTGACTCCACACTTCGGCTCGTGCACCGCGGGGACTACGTGGACGCGGTGAAGGCCGCCTCCGTGGATCCCGCGTCGGCGCGGGGGGAGTACGGGCTCGGTACGGAGGACGACCCGGCCTTCGCCGGGATGCACGACGTGTCGGCGCTCATCGCCGGCCAGTCCGTCGGCGCGGCCGAGGCCGTGTGGCGCGGGGAGGCCCTGCACGCGGTGAACTTCGCGGGCGGACTGCACCACGCGATGCCCGGGGGAGCCTCCGGGTTCTGCATCTACAACGACGCCGCGCTGGCCGTCGCCCGGCTCCTGGAACTGGGCGCGGAGCGCGTGGCGTACGTGGACGTGGACGTGCATCACGGTGACGGGGTGCAGGCCGCCTTCTGGGAGGACCCGCGGGTTCTCACGGTCTCGCTCCATGAACATCCGCGGACGCTCTTCCCGCAGACCGGATGGCCCGAGGAGACGGGTGCGGACGGTGCGGCGGAAGGGACGGCCGCGAACGTCGCGCTGCCGGCCGGTACGGGGGACGCGGGATGGCTGCGGGCCTTCCATGCCGTGGTGCCCGAGCTGCTCGCCGAGTTCCGGCCGCAGGTCCTCGTCACGCAGCACGGTGCGGACACGCACTTCGAGGACCCGCTGGCGCACCTCGCGGTGTCGCTGGACGCGCAGCGCGCCGTGCAGGTGGCGTGCCACGAGCTGGCCCACGAGTACGCCGACGGGCGCTGGGTCGCGCTCGGCGGCGGGGGGTACGCGGTGGTGGATGTGGTGCCGCGGTCCTGGACGCACCTCGTCGGCATCGCCGCGGGGCGGCCCGTCGAGCCGACCGCGGAGATTCCCGAGTCCTGGCGGCAGGAAGTCTTCGCGCGGACACGGCAGTTGGCGCCCGGGAGGATGACGGACGGCCGATGGCCGGTGGACTGGAAGGAGTGGGAGTCGGGGTACGACCCCGCCGACCGCCTCGACCAGGCGGTGCTCGCCGCGCGGCGGGCCGTGTTTCCGCTGCGGGGGCTGCTGGCGTAG
- a CDS encoding MFS transporter: MTEVLRRGRASLAFAFLVQGVTFALLVTRIPAIQDRYGISDGLLPVFLAAVPILAGVGSVGTEQLVKRVPPSAVLRWSQPVVLLALLGVGAGDALWHVAVALGAFGLAVGALDASMNMLGVSLQRAYGRSIMLGFHAAYSLGGIVGASLAWAGAHWDLSLFVSCLPVVGVLLPAALIGSRWYVDAQKAEVGAAAEEAGGRGDGIVFKVLLPLCLVMTFAYIGDSTVSNWSAKYLEDVLGSSEEVSTVPYNVYMVMTLVGRGLGDLGVRRFGAVAVVRAGSVVAALGFAVVAVAPGAWVGIVGFTVLGLGLCVIVPQTFAAAGRLFPGASDAAVARLNIFNYVGFLIGSPLVGALGEAWNYRGAMVVPMVLVLLTLLYARSFAPGPDRYGDGHEWPRTADVGRGSNGL, encoded by the coding sequence ATGACCGAAGTGCTGCGGCGCGGCAGGGCCTCGCTGGCGTTCGCGTTCCTGGTGCAGGGCGTGACCTTTGCTCTGCTCGTGACGCGGATCCCGGCGATCCAGGACCGGTACGGGATATCCGACGGGCTGCTGCCCGTCTTCCTCGCGGCGGTGCCGATCCTGGCCGGGGTCGGGAGCGTGGGCACCGAGCAGCTGGTCAAAAGGGTGCCGCCGAGTGCGGTGCTGCGGTGGTCGCAGCCCGTCGTGCTGCTGGCGCTGCTGGGGGTGGGCGCGGGCGACGCCCTGTGGCACGTTGCCGTGGCGCTCGGGGCGTTCGGGCTGGCGGTGGGTGCGCTGGACGCGTCCATGAACATGCTCGGGGTCAGTCTTCAGCGGGCGTACGGGCGGAGCATCATGCTCGGGTTCCACGCCGCGTACAGCCTGGGCGGGATCGTGGGGGCGTCGCTGGCCTGGGCCGGGGCGCACTGGGACCTGTCGCTCTTCGTCTCCTGCCTGCCGGTCGTGGGGGTGCTGCTGCCGGCCGCGCTGATCGGGAGCCGGTGGTACGTCGATGCGCAGAAGGCCGAGGTGGGGGCGGCTGCGGAGGAGGCGGGCGGGCGCGGGGACGGCATCGTTTTCAAGGTGCTGCTTCCGCTGTGCCTGGTGATGACCTTCGCCTACATCGGTGACTCGACCGTCTCCAACTGGAGCGCCAAGTATCTGGAGGACGTGCTGGGGAGCTCGGAGGAGGTCTCCACCGTTCCGTACAACGTCTATATGGTCATGACGCTGGTGGGGCGCGGGCTCGGGGACCTGGGGGTGCGGCGCTTCGGGGCCGTGGCGGTGGTGCGGGCCGGGTCCGTGGTGGCGGCGCTGGGGTTCGCGGTGGTGGCGGTGGCGCCGGGGGCCTGGGTCGGGATCGTCGGGTTCACGGTCCTCGGGCTGGGGCTGTGCGTGATCGTTCCGCAGACGTTCGCCGCGGCGGGAAGACTGTTCCCGGGCGCTTCGGATGCGGCCGTCGCACGCCTGAATATCTTCAACTATGTGGGTTTCCTGATCGGTTCGCCGCTGGTGGGAGCACTTGGGGAGGCCTGGAACTACCGGGGGGCCATGGTCGTTCCCATGGTGTTGGTGCTCTTGACCTTGCTGTATGCCCGTTCCTTCGCCCCCGGACCGGACCGGTACGGTGACGGGCATGAGTGGCCGCGCACAGCTGATGTGGGACGAGGCAGTAACGGGCTATGA
- a CDS encoding VC0807 family protein, with the protein MSQLATDVPVEVQPRTYPADEAGDARDVRKARVESLKPLVLDALVPTASYYLLSKGFGMGTMAALAWSSVVPAGRTAWGLVKERRVNGLAALILTANVVGLLMSLIAGDPRLMLAKDSGITATVGIAVLLSVVAGRPLMTAALEPWVTKGKAERIAAWQRLSAGRGRFVRLERTFSVVWGAALFGEALLRVVGAYTLPVDTMVWLGGAIAAVTITLTVWVSGALAVAPMEKMVAAEVVRKTAGEPAGVCAEGRGRC; encoded by the coding sequence ATGAGCCAGCTCGCCACCGACGTCCCTGTCGAGGTTCAGCCCCGTACCTACCCTGCCGATGAGGCCGGCGACGCACGCGACGTGCGCAAAGCGCGCGTCGAGTCGCTGAAGCCGCTCGTGCTCGACGCGCTGGTGCCCACCGCCTCGTACTACCTGCTCAGCAAGGGGTTCGGGATGGGGACCATGGCGGCGCTCGCGTGGAGCAGCGTCGTGCCCGCGGGGCGGACGGCGTGGGGGCTGGTCAAGGAGCGGCGGGTCAACGGGCTCGCGGCGCTCATCCTGACCGCCAACGTCGTCGGACTGCTGATGAGTCTCATCGCCGGGGACCCGCGGCTGATGCTCGCCAAGGACAGCGGCATCACCGCGACCGTGGGGATCGCCGTACTGCTGTCGGTGGTGGCCGGGCGTCCGCTGATGACCGCCGCCCTCGAGCCCTGGGTGACCAAGGGCAAGGCGGAGAGGATCGCGGCCTGGCAGCGGCTGAGTGCCGGACGGGGACGGTTCGTGCGGCTGGAGCGGACGTTCTCGGTCGTGTGGGGTGCGGCGCTGTTCGGGGAGGCGCTGCTGCGGGTCGTGGGTGCCTACACGCTGCCCGTCGACACGATGGTGTGGCTCGGCGGTGCGATCGCGGCCGTGACGATCACGCTGACCGTGTGGGTCAGCGGCGCCCTGGCCGTCGCGCCGATGGAGAAGATGGTCGCGGCGGAGGTGGTCCGGAAGACGGCCGGGGAGCCGGCTGGGGTGTGCGCCGAGGGCCGTGGTCGCTGCTGA
- a CDS encoding HAD family hydrolase, whose amino-acid sequence MRYDLVIFDNDGVLVDSEPISNTILAGYLTELGHPTSYKDSLRDYMGGAMHRVHDLVLERSGQRLPEDFDDVFHGRVFAAFERELQPVDGAVEVLEKLAGSGVAYCLASSGSHERIRVGHRKAGLDKWFGEDRVFSSQDVGRGKPAPDLFLYAAERMGVTPEKCVVVEDSPLGVQAAAAAGMDVLGYTAMTPAERLVGATELFGDMRELLDLLV is encoded by the coding sequence ATGCGATACGACCTCGTCATCTTCGACAACGACGGCGTTCTGGTGGACAGTGAGCCGATCTCCAACACGATCCTGGCCGGCTATCTGACCGAGCTCGGGCACCCCACCTCGTACAAGGACTCCTTGCGCGACTACATGGGGGGCGCCATGCATCGCGTACACGATCTGGTTCTCGAGCGGAGCGGGCAGCGGTTGCCCGAGGACTTCGACGACGTATTTCACGGGCGTGTGTTTGCCGCGTTCGAGCGGGAGCTGCAGCCCGTGGACGGGGCTGTGGAAGTGCTGGAGAAGTTGGCCGGGAGCGGCGTGGCCTACTGTCTGGCCTCTTCCGGGAGCCATGAGCGGATTCGGGTCGGTCATCGGAAGGCCGGGCTCGACAAGTGGTTCGGTGAGGACCGGGTCTTCAGTTCGCAGGACGTGGGGCGGGGCAAGCCGGCGCCCGACCTTTTCCTGTACGCCGCCGAGCGGATGGGCGTGACGCCGGAGAAGTGCGTCGTGGTGGAGGACAGTCCGCTCGGGGTGCAGGCCGCGGCCGCCGCCGGAATGGATGTCCTCGGGTACACGGCCATGACGCCCGCCGAGAGGCTCGTAGGGGCGACTGAACTCTTCGGTGACATGCGGGAGTTGCTTGACCTGCTCGTATGA
- the trpS gene encoding tryptophan--tRNA ligase: MTRIFSGVKPTGHLTLGNYLGAVRQWAEVDQFRADSLFSIVDLHALTVDHDPGRVRRLSRQAATLLLASGIDPERATVFVQSHVDEHARLSYLLECVATDGEMRRMIQYKEKSVLERARGGSVRLSLLTYPVLMAADILAYDADEVPVGEDQTQHVELTRDLAVRFNQRYGQTFVVPRATPPKVAARVMDLQDPTSKMGKSHEAGAGIVYLLDEPEVVRKKIMRAVTDSGSEIVFDPESKPGVSNLLEILASCQGGNPEALSGAYESYGALKKDTAEAVVELLRPVQQRHKELVADPGYLEEVLRRGAERARSMAKPTVDGAYRAIGLLPPVNEAR, translated from the coding sequence ATGACGAGGATCTTCAGCGGGGTCAAGCCGACCGGGCACCTGACCTTGGGGAACTACCTGGGAGCCGTCCGGCAGTGGGCCGAGGTCGACCAGTTCCGGGCCGACTCCCTCTTCAGCATCGTCGACCTGCACGCCCTGACCGTGGACCACGATCCCGGACGGGTGCGCAGGCTCAGTCGGCAGGCGGCGACGCTGCTGCTCGCGTCCGGGATCGATCCCGAGCGGGCGACCGTCTTCGTCCAGAGTCATGTGGACGAGCACGCCCGGCTCTCGTATCTGCTGGAGTGCGTCGCGACGGACGGCGAGATGCGGCGCATGATCCAGTACAAGGAGAAGTCCGTCCTTGAGCGGGCGCGGGGCGGGAGCGTGCGGTTGTCGCTCCTCACCTATCCCGTGCTGATGGCCGCGGACATCCTGGCGTACGACGCGGACGAGGTGCCGGTCGGTGAGGACCAGACCCAGCACGTCGAGCTGACGCGGGATCTGGCGGTGCGGTTCAACCAGCGGTACGGGCAGACCTTCGTCGTGCCGCGGGCCACGCCGCCCAAGGTGGCCGCGCGGGTCATGGACCTCCAGGACCCGACGTCGAAGATGGGCAAGTCCCACGAGGCCGGGGCCGGCATCGTCTATCTGCTCGACGAGCCGGAGGTGGTGCGCAAGAAGATCATGCGGGCCGTCACGGACAGCGGCAGCGAGATCGTCTTCGACCCCGAGTCCAAGCCGGGGGTCTCGAATCTGCTGGAGATCCTCGCGTCCTGTCAGGGAGGGAACCCGGAAGCCTTGAGCGGTGCATACGAGTCGTATGGCGCGCTGAAGAAGGACACCGCCGAGGCCGTGGTGGAACTGCTCAGGCCCGTACAGCAGCGGCACAAGGAGCTGGTGGCAGATCCCGGGTACTTGGAGGAGGTGTTGCGGCGGGGAGCCGAGCGGGCGCGGAGCATGGCCAAGCCGACGGTGGACGGGGCCTATCGGGCGATCGGGCTGCTGCCGCCGGTGAACGAGGCGCGGTAG
- a CDS encoding GlxA family transcriptional regulator — MPSTLPSPSSQRIALLAFPGIRAFDISVITEVWGTDRTDRGAPAFDLRRVGADPAPVPIRGGLTLTPDRTLDWLTGLTGTDLIVVPGLDDHLTPAPQPVLEALREAHTRGITVAALCGGAFTLAQAGLLDGRRAITHWNLVDLLRAHHPLVTVEPDALFIEDDNIWTAAGTAAGIDLCLHLVRTTHGSEAAATIARSMVTAPFRSGTQAQFIEHPTPRADRDADALASVREYALRHLHEPLTVTDLAARAGMSARSFARHFTAATGTTPLRWLLDQRIAAAQKLLERTDLPMPEVARRAGFGSEVTMRQHFASRLATSPRAYRASFTGGSSPIAR; from the coding sequence GTGCCCAGCACCCTCCCTTCCCCTTCCTCACAGCGCATCGCCCTCCTGGCCTTCCCCGGCATCCGCGCGTTCGACATCTCCGTCATCACCGAGGTCTGGGGCACCGACCGCACCGACCGGGGAGCGCCCGCCTTCGACCTCCGCCGTGTCGGGGCCGACCCCGCACCCGTACCGATCCGAGGCGGTCTGACCCTCACCCCCGACCGCACCCTCGACTGGCTGACCGGCCTCACCGGCACGGACCTGATCGTCGTCCCCGGCCTGGACGACCACCTCACGCCCGCCCCGCAGCCCGTCCTCGAAGCCCTGCGCGAGGCCCACACCCGAGGGATCACCGTCGCCGCGCTCTGTGGCGGCGCCTTCACCCTCGCCCAGGCAGGACTGCTCGACGGCCGCCGAGCGATCACCCACTGGAACCTCGTCGACCTGCTCCGCGCCCATCACCCCCTCGTCACCGTCGAACCCGACGCCCTCTTCATCGAGGACGACAACATCTGGACCGCGGCGGGCACAGCCGCCGGCATCGATCTGTGCCTGCACCTCGTCCGCACCACCCACGGCTCCGAAGCCGCCGCGACCATCGCCCGATCGATGGTCACCGCCCCCTTCCGCTCCGGCACCCAGGCCCAGTTCATCGAGCACCCCACACCGCGCGCCGACCGCGACGCCGATGCCCTCGCCTCCGTCCGCGAATACGCCCTCCGTCACCTCCACGAACCGCTCACCGTCACCGACCTCGCCGCCCGCGCGGGCATGTCGGCACGCTCCTTCGCCCGCCACTTCACGGCGGCCACCGGCACGACCCCACTCCGCTGGCTCCTGGACCAGCGCATCGCGGCCGCGCAGAAACTCCTCGAACGCACCGACCTCCCCATGCCCGAGGTCGCCCGCCGCGCGGGCTTCGGCAGCGAGGTCACGATGCGCCAGCACTTCGCATCGCGCCTCGCCACCAGCCCCCGTGCCTACCGCGCCTCGTTCACCGGCGGCAGCAGCCCGATCGCCCGATAG
- a CDS encoding cysteine hydrolase family protein — protein MEIAENAALVVVDVQKGFEEEEFWGTRNNPEADDNIASLLDVWQATGRPVVFVRHDSTKPESPLRPGYAGNGFKEYVEERRGKGAGAELLVTKTVNSAFYGSPDLDAWFKAEGITQFVVVGIQTNMCAETTARMGGNLGYEVVFALDATYTFDLAGPFGWRREAEELAQATAVSLHGGGFAQVVTTETVRTAAAQ, from the coding sequence ATGGAGATCGCAGAGAACGCAGCGCTGGTCGTGGTGGACGTACAGAAGGGGTTCGAGGAGGAGGAGTTCTGGGGGACGCGGAACAACCCGGAGGCCGACGACAACATCGCGTCGTTGCTCGACGTGTGGCAGGCGACGGGACGGCCGGTGGTCTTCGTCCGGCACGACTCGACGAAGCCGGAGTCGCCGCTGCGGCCTGGGTATGCGGGCAACGGCTTCAAGGAGTACGTCGAGGAGCGGCGTGGGAAGGGAGCGGGGGCCGAGCTGTTGGTGACCAAGACCGTGAACTCGGCCTTCTACGGGTCGCCGGATCTGGACGCCTGGTTCAAGGCCGAGGGGATCACGCAGTTCGTGGTGGTCGGAATTCAGACCAACATGTGCGCCGAGACGACGGCGCGGATGGGAGGGAACCTCGGGTACGAGGTGGTGTTCGCGCTGGACGCGACGTACACCTTCGATCTGGCGGGGCCCTTCGGCTGGCGGCGTGAGGCGGAGGAGCTGGCGCAGGCCACGGCGGTTTCCCTGCACGGTGGGGGCTTCGCGCAGGTGGTGACCACGGAGACGGTGCGGACCGCGGCCGCGCAGTAG
- the proC gene encoding pyrroline-5-carboxylate reductase — MSSNTSQKVAVLGTGKIGEALLSGMIRGGWAPADLLVTTRRQERADELRTRYGVTPVSNAEAAKQADTLILACKPQDMAKLLDELTPHVTPDRLVISAAAGITTAFIEERLPQSTPVVRVMPNTPVLVDEGMSVISAGSHASTAALAHAEAIFGAVGKTLRVPETQQDACTALSGSGPAYFYFLVEAMTDAGILLGLPRDKAHDLIVQAAIGASVMLRDSGEHPVKLRENVTSPAGTTINAIRELENHGVRAALIAALEAARDRSRELASGNNT; from the coding sequence ATGAGCAGCAACACGAGCCAGAAAGTCGCAGTCCTCGGCACCGGAAAGATCGGTGAAGCCCTGCTCAGCGGCATGATCCGCGGCGGCTGGGCGCCCGCCGACCTCCTGGTCACCACCCGCCGCCAGGAACGCGCCGACGAACTCCGCACCCGCTACGGCGTCACCCCCGTCTCCAACGCCGAAGCCGCCAAGCAGGCCGACACCCTGATCCTCGCCTGCAAGCCGCAGGACATGGCCAAGCTGCTCGACGAACTCACCCCCCACGTCACCCCCGACCGCCTCGTCATCAGCGCCGCCGCCGGAATCACCACCGCCTTCATCGAAGAGCGCCTGCCCCAATCCACCCCCGTGGTCCGCGTCATGCCGAACACCCCCGTCCTCGTCGACGAGGGCATGTCCGTGATCTCGGCCGGCAGCCACGCCTCCACCGCCGCCCTGGCCCACGCGGAGGCCATCTTCGGCGCCGTCGGCAAGACCCTCCGCGTCCCCGAGACCCAGCAGGACGCCTGCACTGCCCTCTCCGGCTCGGGCCCCGCCTACTTCTACTTCCTCGTCGAAGCCATGACCGACGCCGGCATCCTCCTCGGCCTGCCCCGCGACAAGGCCCACGACCTCATCGTCCAGGCGGCGATCGGCGCGTCCGTGATGCTCCGCGACAGCGGCGAACACCCCGTGAAACTCCGCGAGAACGTCACCTCCCCCGCGGGCACCACGATCAACGCCATCCGCGAACTCGAGAACCACGGAGTGCGCGCCGCCCTCATCGCCGCCCTGGAAGCAGCCCGCGACCGCAGCCGCGAACTGGCCTCCGGCAACAACACCTGA